The Mangifera indica cultivar Alphonso chromosome 8, CATAS_Mindica_2.1, whole genome shotgun sequence genome has a window encoding:
- the LOC123222401 gene encoding uncharacterized protein LOC123222401 isoform X1: MTDGYYNSKKTDDICEDICGEQTSRGVLTMSRLRCMFRGLDMRSYLFVFVFIPLFIFGIYLHGQKITYFLRPIWESPPKPFNVIPHYYNGNVTQETLCKLHGWGIRESPRRVFDAVLFSNEVDILTIRWKELYPYITQFVLLESNSTFTGLPKPLLFSSNRQNFKFVEPRLTYGMIGRRFKKHENPFVEEAYQRVALDQLIRIAGIEDDDLLIMSDVDEIPSAHTINLLRWCDGIPPILHLQLRNYLYSFEYYLDSKSWRASVHRYRLGKTRYAHFRQTDLLLSDSGWHCSFCFRQISDFVFKMKAYSHYDRVRFSHYLDPKRIQDVICNGLDLFDMLPEEYTFQEIIGKMGPVPRSYSAVNLPAYLLNNAEDYKFLLPGNCKREGG, from the exons ATGACTGATGGGTACTAtaattccaagaaaactgatgATATATGTGAAGACATTTGTGGAGAG CAGACGTCTCGTGGAGTATTGACCATGTCAAGGCTCCGATGTATGTTTCGGGGGTTAGATATGAGGAGCTATctttttgtgtttgtgtttatcccattatttatttttggcatCTATTTGCATGGCCAGAAAATCACCTATTTTCTAAGACCAATATGGGAATCTCCGCCAAAGCCTTTCAATGTGATTCCGCACTATTATAATGGAAATGTGACACAAGAGACTCTTTGCAAGCTTCATGGGTGGGGAATTCGTGAATCCCCAAGAAGAGTCTTTGATGCAGTGTTGTTCAGTAACGAAGTAGATATTCTTACAATTCGATGGAAGGAATTGTATCCGTACATTACCCAGTTTGTGCTTCTTGAGTCAAACTCAACATTCACTGGCTTACCCAAACCATTGCTTTTTTCAAGCAATCGGCAGAATTTCAAGTTTGTGGAGCCTCGGCTGACTTATGGGATGATTGGAAGAAGGTTTAAGAAACATGAAAACCCTTTTGTTGAAGAGGCATATCAAAGAGTTGCACTGGACCAGCTTATTAGAATAGCTGGGATAGAAGATGATGACTTGTTGATAATGTCTGATGTTGATGAGATACCTAGTGCTCACACAATTAATCTTCTGAGATGGTGTGATGGCATTCCTCCTATCCTCCATCTTCAGCTGAGGAATTACTTGTACTCCTTTGAGTATTACTTAGACAGCAAGAGCTGGAGAGCTTCAGTTCACAGATATCGCTTGGGTAAGACTAGGTATGCACACTTCCGTCAAACTGATCTCCTCTTGTCAGATTCAGGATGGCATTGTAGCTTTTGCTTTCGCCAGATCAGTGATTTCGTATTCAAGATGAAAGCCTACAGCCACTATGACCGAGTGAGGTTCTCTCATTATTTGGATCCCAAAAGGATTCAGGATGTAATATGCAATGGACTTGACCTATTTGACATGCTTCCTGAAGAATATACATTTCAGGAGATTATTGGGAAGATGGGTCCTGTGCCTCGTTCTTATTCAGCGGTTAATCTTCCTGCATATTTGTTGAACAATGCTGAGGACTACAAATTTCTCTTACCCGGCAACTGCAAAAGAGAAGGTGgctaa
- the LOC123222401 gene encoding uncharacterized protein LOC123222401 isoform X2, with the protein MTDGYYNSKKTDDICEDICGETSRGVLTMSRLRCMFRGLDMRSYLFVFVFIPLFIFGIYLHGQKITYFLRPIWESPPKPFNVIPHYYNGNVTQETLCKLHGWGIRESPRRVFDAVLFSNEVDILTIRWKELYPYITQFVLLESNSTFTGLPKPLLFSSNRQNFKFVEPRLTYGMIGRRFKKHENPFVEEAYQRVALDQLIRIAGIEDDDLLIMSDVDEIPSAHTINLLRWCDGIPPILHLQLRNYLYSFEYYLDSKSWRASVHRYRLGKTRYAHFRQTDLLLSDSGWHCSFCFRQISDFVFKMKAYSHYDRVRFSHYLDPKRIQDVICNGLDLFDMLPEEYTFQEIIGKMGPVPRSYSAVNLPAYLLNNAEDYKFLLPGNCKREGG; encoded by the exons ATGACTGATGGGTACTAtaattccaagaaaactgatgATATATGTGAAGACATTTGTGGAGAG ACGTCTCGTGGAGTATTGACCATGTCAAGGCTCCGATGTATGTTTCGGGGGTTAGATATGAGGAGCTATctttttgtgtttgtgtttatcccattatttatttttggcatCTATTTGCATGGCCAGAAAATCACCTATTTTCTAAGACCAATATGGGAATCTCCGCCAAAGCCTTTCAATGTGATTCCGCACTATTATAATGGAAATGTGACACAAGAGACTCTTTGCAAGCTTCATGGGTGGGGAATTCGTGAATCCCCAAGAAGAGTCTTTGATGCAGTGTTGTTCAGTAACGAAGTAGATATTCTTACAATTCGATGGAAGGAATTGTATCCGTACATTACCCAGTTTGTGCTTCTTGAGTCAAACTCAACATTCACTGGCTTACCCAAACCATTGCTTTTTTCAAGCAATCGGCAGAATTTCAAGTTTGTGGAGCCTCGGCTGACTTATGGGATGATTGGAAGAAGGTTTAAGAAACATGAAAACCCTTTTGTTGAAGAGGCATATCAAAGAGTTGCACTGGACCAGCTTATTAGAATAGCTGGGATAGAAGATGATGACTTGTTGATAATGTCTGATGTTGATGAGATACCTAGTGCTCACACAATTAATCTTCTGAGATGGTGTGATGGCATTCCTCCTATCCTCCATCTTCAGCTGAGGAATTACTTGTACTCCTTTGAGTATTACTTAGACAGCAAGAGCTGGAGAGCTTCAGTTCACAGATATCGCTTGGGTAAGACTAGGTATGCACACTTCCGTCAAACTGATCTCCTCTTGTCAGATTCAGGATGGCATTGTAGCTTTTGCTTTCGCCAGATCAGTGATTTCGTATTCAAGATGAAAGCCTACAGCCACTATGACCGAGTGAGGTTCTCTCATTATTTGGATCCCAAAAGGATTCAGGATGTAATATGCAATGGACTTGACCTATTTGACATGCTTCCTGAAGAATATACATTTCAGGAGATTATTGGGAAGATGGGTCCTGTGCCTCGTTCTTATTCAGCGGTTAATCTTCCTGCATATTTGTTGAACAATGCTGAGGACTACAAATTTCTCTTACCCGGCAACTGCAAAAGAGAAGGTGgctaa
- the LOC123223052 gene encoding SUPPRESSOR OF GAMMA RESPONSE 1: MSRSWLVNGRAIAKKVRNATRSSSQQIKDCGANRECPNCHFCIDNSDVSQEWPGLPVGVKFDPSDVELLEHLAAKCGVGDSKPHMFIDGFILTLEGSQGICYTHPENLPGAKKDGSSVHFFHRTMNAYSSGQRKRRKIHNQHCLTEEHVRWHKTGKTKPVIDNGVQKGWKKIMVLYKSSKKGSKPDKSNWVMHQYHLGTEEDEKDGEYVVSKISYQQQKQNEKTEECPVIEDSDHLALETSPRTPNTNPPIPPRPETSLKCDNAVDGNMATSPLEVPELIIEESSAPLSAAVQPENHLGSMTWLAGESQDVDYPDLNSIEESLLCREENISSAFLGKSGINNVSYTDILYDSNNMKGINSAPCGISDLENLELDTPPDFSSDLQTFSGESLFDWIDRI, encoded by the exons ATGTCAAG GAGTTGGCTAGTTAACGGTAGAGCAATAGCAAAGAAAGTGAGAAATGCCACAAGATCATCTTCTCAACAAATCAAGGACTGTGGGGCAAATCGGGAATGCCCAAATTGCCATTTTTGCATTGATAACAGTGAT GTTTCTCAAGAATGGCCCGGCTTGCCGGTTGGTGTCAAGTTTGATCCATCTGATGTAGAGCTCTTAGAACATTTAGCTGCAAAATGTGGTGTCGGAGACTCAAAGCCTCACATGTTTATCGATGGGTTTATTCTAACACTTGAAGGGAGCCAAGGAATTTGTTATACCCATCCAGAAAATCTTCCTG GTGCTAAGAAAGATGGAAGCAGTGTCCACTTCTTTCACAGAACAATGAATGCGTATTCTTCTGGTCAAAGGAAGCGCCGTAAGATTCACAATCAACATTGTTTAACTGAAGAGCATGTCCGCTGGCACAAAACTGGTAAGACCAAGCCTGTGATAGATAATGGAGTGCAGAAAGGATGGAAGAAAATCATGGTTCTTTATAAGAGCTCAAAGAAGGGCAGCAAGCCAGATAAGTCCAATTGGGTAATGCATCAGTACCATTTGGGGactgaagaagatgaaaaggaTGGTGAATATGTGGTCTCTAAAATTTCCTATCAGCAGCAGAAGCAAAATGAAAAGACTGAAGAATGTCCAGTTATTGAAGATTCTGATCATTTGGCTCTTGAAACTAGTCCGAGGACCCCAAATACAAATCCTCCTATTCCTCCCCGACCTGAGACATCTTTAAAATGTGATAATGCTGTTGATGGTAATATGGCAACATCACCTTTAGAG GTACCAGAGCTTATTATAGAAGAATCATCTGCTCCTTTATCTGCTGCTGTTCAGCCTGAAAACCATCTAGGGAGCATGACATGGTTGGCAGGTGAATCTCAGGATGTAGACTATCCTGATTTGAATTCTATTGAGGAATCTTTGTTGTGCAGGGAGGAAAACATTTCTTCTGCTTTCTTAGGCAAATCAGGAATTAATAATGTCTCATACACCGATATTTTGTATGATTCAAATAACATGAAAGGGATCAACAGTGCACCCTGTGGAATTTCTGATCTGGAAAACCTAGAACTGGATACTCCACCAGATTTTTCGAGT GATCTACAGACATTTTCTGGGGAAAGTCTTTTCGATTGGATAGACCGAATCTGA
- the LOC123224116 gene encoding serine/threonine-protein kinase STY13, with product MGSANEFFSNGEFNLDPKWLVDAKQLFVGPKIGEGAHAKVYEGKYKNQNVAIKIVNKGETPEEIAKREARFAREVAMLSRVQHRNLVKFIGACKEPVMVIVTELLLGGTMRRYLLNLRPRCLDMFVAISFALDIARAMECLHSHGIIHRDLKPENLILTADHKTVKLADFGLAREESLTEMMTAETGTYRWMAPELYSTVTLRRGEKKHYNHKVDTYSFGIVLWELIHNKLPFEGMSNLQAAYAAAFKNVRPSAEDLPEDLALIVTSCWKEDPNARPNFSQIIQMLLNYLSTNSPSEPVVPHRTFSSENRVLPPESPGTSSLMPVRVDSDSAPNARNEDNSRGFFFCFNKCY from the exons ATGGGATCTGCAAATGAGTTTTTTTCTAATGGAGAGTTTAATTTAGACCCCAAGTGGTTGGTTGATGCTAAGCAGCTTTTTGTTGGCCCGAAGATTGGAGAGGGAGCTCATGCTAAAGTTTATGAGGGAAA ATATAAGAATCAGAATGTTGCTATTAAAATCGTTAATAAAGGAGAAACCCCTGAAGAAATTGCCAAGAGAGAAGCTAGGTTTGCAAGAGAGGTTGCAATGTTGTCCAGAGTACAACATAGGAATTTAGTGAAG TTTATCGGTGCTTGCAAGGAGCCTGTTATGGTTATAGTAACCGAGCTCCTACTGGGTGGAACAATGCGTAGATATTTGCTTAACCTGCGGCCAAGGTGCTTAGACATGTTTGTGGCGATTAGCTTTGCCCTTGATATTGCTCGTGCAATGGAATGCTTACACTCTCATGGAATCATTCACCGTGACCTGAAACCTG AAAACTTGATCTTAACAGCAGACCACAAAACAGTAAAACTTGCGGATTTTGGTTTAGCCAGAGAAGAGTCATTAACAGAGATGATGACTGCTGAAACGGGGACGTATCGGTGGATGGCTCCAGAG CTATACAGCACAGTCACATTAAGGCGTGGCGAGAAAAAGCACTACAATCACAAAGTGGACACATACAGCTTTGGGATTGTGTTGTGGGAGCTTATCCATAATAAGTTACCATTTGAAGGCATGTCAAATCTACAGGCTGCATATGCAGCTGCTTTTAAG AATGTGAGGCCCAGTGCTGAGGATCTTCCTGAAGATTTAGCTTTGATCGTGACTTCTTGCTGGAAAGAGGATCCAAACGCACGACCTAACTTCAGCCAAATAATCCAGATGCTCCTTAACTATCTCTCTACAAATTCACCATCAGAGCCTGTCGTTCCTCATCGGACATTTTCTTCTGAGAACAGAGTCTTACCACCAGAATCTCCTGGCACAAGCTCTTTAATGCCTGTAAGAGTTGACTCAGATTCAGCCCCAAATGCCAGAAACGAAGACAATTCAAGAGGTTTCTTCTTCTGCTTTAACAAATGTTACTGA
- the LOC123223532 gene encoding biogenesis of lysosome-related organelles complex 1 subunit 1 isoform X1 — protein sequence MYSPQLPLARTRVPFPAETDKAQADLGSLEASLLQLLHDHHHSSLKLRQQTELAKKESIDNAKRVSDLLVDATNSGVHECYLNEKRIEIEIRVLAATIARFMKQTDQWLATTNAINSAMKEIGDFENWMKTMDFDCKSINAAIRNIYQE from the exons ATGTATTCACCTCAGCTGCCTCTGGCGCGTACGCGCGTGCCATTCCCTGCCGAGACTGACAAAGCTCAAGCAGACCTGGGTAGTCTCGAGGCCTCCCTTCTTCAACTACTCCACGATCACCACCACTCCTCTCTCAAACTCCGCCAACAAACGG AGTTAGCGAAGAAAGAATCGATTGATAATGCAAAAAGGGTATCTGATTTATTGGTGGATGCAACGAATAGTGGGGTGCACGAGTGTTATTTGAATGagaaaagaattgaaattgaaattcgagtTTTGGCAGCTACAATTGCCCGATTTATGAAACAGACTGATCAGTGGTTGGCTACTACAAATGCTATTAACTCTGCCATGAAG GAAATTGGAGACTTTGAGAACTGGATGAAGACGATGGATTTTGACTGCAAAAGCATTAATGCAGCAATCCGCAATATTTACCAAGAATGA
- the LOC123223532 gene encoding biogenesis of lysosome-related organelles complex 1 subunit 1 isoform X2 — protein MYSPQLPLARTRVPFPAETDKAQADLGSLEASLLQLLHDHHHSSLKLRQQTELAKKESIDNAKRVSDLLVDATNSGVHECYLNEKRIEIEIRVLAATIARFMKQTDQWLATTNAINSAMKGFVL, from the exons ATGTATTCACCTCAGCTGCCTCTGGCGCGTACGCGCGTGCCATTCCCTGCCGAGACTGACAAAGCTCAAGCAGACCTGGGTAGTCTCGAGGCCTCCCTTCTTCAACTACTCCACGATCACCACCACTCCTCTCTCAAACTCCGCCAACAAACGG AGTTAGCGAAGAAAGAATCGATTGATAATGCAAAAAGGGTATCTGATTTATTGGTGGATGCAACGAATAGTGGGGTGCACGAGTGTTATTTGAATGagaaaagaattgaaattgaaattcgagtTTTGGCAGCTACAATTGCCCGATTTATGAAACAGACTGATCAGTGGTTGGCTACTACAAATGCTATTAACTCTGCCATGAAG GGGTTTGTGTTGTAG
- the LOC123223531 gene encoding ribosomal RNA-processing protein 8 isoform X2, producing the protein MKEQGKRKRKRGRQRHPQNQQSKTITKHGKQTLQHQPSTSATSKPPKSSTFLDKMRARLSGGHFRMLNEKLYTCTGKEALDYFTENPALFDMYHSGYQEQMSHWPELPVNKIAEWLNGRSPSLVVADFGCGDAHLAKIVKNKVFSFDLISNDPSVIACDMSNTSLDSSSVDVAVFCLSLMGTDFPSYLQEAHRVLKPKLLIAEVKSRFDPNTGGADPKDFSRAVCDLGFASELTDFSNKMFILLYFKKKEKHDSESKEIEWPELKPCLYKRR; encoded by the exons ATGAAAGagcaaggaaaaagaaaacgcAAGAGAGGGAGGCAACGCCATCCTCAAAATCAACAGTCGAAGACAATTACAAAGCATGGCAAACAAACCCTTCAACATCAACCTTCTACTTCCGCTACTTCGAAACCACCCAAGTCCTCAACTTTCCTCGACAAG ATGCGAGCCAGGTTATCTGGGGGACATTTTAGGATGCTTAACGAAAAGCTTTACACTTGCAc tGGAAAAGAAGCACTCGACTATTTCACAGAAAACCCTGCATTGTTTGATATG TATCATTCAGGATATCAAGAACAAATGTCTCATTGGCCTGAGCTTCCTGTTAATAAAATTGCAGAATGGCTGAATGGTCGCAGCCCTTCTTTAGTTGTTGCTGATTTTGGCTGTG GGGATGCACACCTTGCAAAAATTGTGAAGaataaagttttttcttttgatcTTATCTCAAATGATCCTTCAGTTATTGCTTGCGATATGTCTAAT ACATCCCTTGACTCGTCATCTGTAGATGTTGCTGTCTTCTGCCTTTCGCTGATGGGAACAGACTTTCCCAGTTACCTTCAGGAAGCTCATAGAGTTCTTAAGCCAAA GCTTTTGATAGCAGAGGTGAAGAGCAGATTTGACCCAAATACTGGAGGAGCAGACCCAAAGGACTTCTCTAGGGCAGTTTGTGATCTTGGGTTTGCATCTGAGTTAACG GACTTTTCAAATAAGATGTTTATTTTGTTATACTTCAAGAAAAAG GAGAAGCACGACTCGGAGAGCAAGGAAATTGAATGGCCTGAGTTAAAACCATGTTTATACAAACGTCGCTGA
- the LOC123223531 gene encoding ribosomal RNA-processing protein 8 isoform X1: MKEQGKRKRKRGRQRHPQNQQSKTITKHGKQTLQHQPSTSATSKPPKSSTFLDKMRARLSGGHFRMLNEKLYTCTGKEALDYFTENPALFDMYHSGYQEQMSHWPELPVNKIAEWLNGRSPSLVVADFGCGDAHLAKIVKNKVFSFDLISNDPSVIACDMSNTSLDSSSVDVAVFCLSLMGTDFPSYLQEAHRVLKPNGRLLIAEVKSRFDPNTGGADPKDFSRAVCDLGFASELTDFSNKMFILLYFKKKEKHDSESKEIEWPELKPCLYKRR, translated from the exons ATGAAAGagcaaggaaaaagaaaacgcAAGAGAGGGAGGCAACGCCATCCTCAAAATCAACAGTCGAAGACAATTACAAAGCATGGCAAACAAACCCTTCAACATCAACCTTCTACTTCCGCTACTTCGAAACCACCCAAGTCCTCAACTTTCCTCGACAAG ATGCGAGCCAGGTTATCTGGGGGACATTTTAGGATGCTTAACGAAAAGCTTTACACTTGCAc tGGAAAAGAAGCACTCGACTATTTCACAGAAAACCCTGCATTGTTTGATATG TATCATTCAGGATATCAAGAACAAATGTCTCATTGGCCTGAGCTTCCTGTTAATAAAATTGCAGAATGGCTGAATGGTCGCAGCCCTTCTTTAGTTGTTGCTGATTTTGGCTGTG GGGATGCACACCTTGCAAAAATTGTGAAGaataaagttttttcttttgatcTTATCTCAAATGATCCTTCAGTTATTGCTTGCGATATGTCTAAT ACATCCCTTGACTCGTCATCTGTAGATGTTGCTGTCTTCTGCCTTTCGCTGATGGGAACAGACTTTCCCAGTTACCTTCAGGAAGCTCATAGAGTTCTTAAGCCAAA TGGCAGGCTTTTGATAGCAGAGGTGAAGAGCAGATTTGACCCAAATACTGGAGGAGCAGACCCAAAGGACTTCTCTAGGGCAGTTTGTGATCTTGGGTTTGCATCTGAGTTAACG GACTTTTCAAATAAGATGTTTATTTTGTTATACTTCAAGAAAAAG GAGAAGCACGACTCGGAGAGCAAGGAAATTGAATGGCCTGAGTTAAAACCATGTTTATACAAACGTCGCTGA